The following coding sequences lie in one Thalassoglobus polymorphus genomic window:
- the pstC gene encoding phosphate ABC transporter permease subunit PstC → MKSCSVDQPPRSLTRHLTIQRLREQVIQFILFACALLSIVTTVGIIYILVAESIVGVGGNTAYFEEVSPWEFFTGTEWTPQFTDPQYGVLPLLSGTLLIAGIAAMIGLPIGLASAIYLSEFASTRTRNFIKPILEILAGIPTVVYGYFALVFVTPYVLRPIFQDLLGFEVDIFNAASAGIVVGIMIIPMVSSLSEDTLRAIPRSLREAGYALGSTKFDVSTKIVLPAAISGILSSFLLAISRAVGETMAVTIAAGQAPNLTMNPFRSVQTMTSYIVNVSLGDTPVGSMSYKSLYAIALTLFCMTLTMNFLSHLIMRRFREVYE, encoded by the coding sequence ATGAAAAGTTGTTCGGTCGATCAACCTCCGAGGTCTCTCACGCGACATCTAACGATTCAACGACTCAGAGAACAAGTGATTCAGTTCATCTTGTTTGCATGTGCTTTACTTTCGATTGTCACAACCGTTGGGATCATTTACATCCTCGTTGCAGAAAGTATCGTCGGAGTGGGCGGCAATACTGCCTACTTTGAGGAAGTCTCACCATGGGAATTCTTTACCGGCACGGAATGGACACCTCAATTTACAGACCCACAGTACGGCGTATTGCCGTTGTTGAGCGGTACGCTGTTGATTGCTGGAATCGCAGCAATGATCGGATTGCCGATCGGTTTGGCCAGCGCAATTTATCTCAGCGAATTTGCTTCGACTCGTACACGCAATTTCATTAAACCGATCTTGGAAATCCTGGCAGGGATTCCAACCGTCGTTTATGGATACTTCGCACTGGTCTTCGTGACACCCTATGTGTTACGTCCAATATTTCAGGACCTGTTGGGTTTTGAGGTTGATATCTTCAATGCTGCCAGTGCCGGTATTGTTGTGGGAATCATGATCATCCCGATGGTCTCCTCCCTCAGCGAAGACACGCTACGGGCTATCCCTCGTAGCCTGCGTGAAGCGGGGTATGCACTTGGATCGACGAAGTTTGACGTCTCAACGAAAATCGTTCTCCCAGCAGCGATCTCGGGGATTCTCTCTTCGTTCTTGTTAGCAATTTCTCGGGCAGTGGGAGAAACAATGGCTGTCACCATTGCCGCCGGCCAAGCTCCTAACTTGACCATGAATCCGTTTCGCAGTGTGCAAACGATGACCTCCTACATCGTGAATGTGAGTCTTGGGGACACGCCAGTAGGCAGTATGAGCTATAAAAGTCTTTACGCCATTGCTTTGACTCTTTTCTGCATGACGTTGACGATGAATTTTCTTTCCCACCTCATCATGCGACGTTTTCGTGAGGTGTATGAATGA
- a CDS encoding PstS family phosphate ABC transporter substrate-binding protein — translation MSGIENMKKHACVVGASIMMLAFVTAGCTVKDAADSSALSGDNSKPSISIDGSSTVYPIAQAVAEEYEKQSETTVVVGTSGTGPGFSKFIEGVSDITNASRPIKQQEIDACKEKGIEYLELTIAIDGLSVVVNPENTWCDCLSVEQLKKIWSPGSQVKLWSDVDPSWPQSEMKLFGPDTDSGTFDYFTEAICDEGKASRSDYSPSVNDNVLVQGVSGSKFALGYFGYAYYLKNKDKLKVLGIADKGDANNCIKPSDESIESGKYVPLSRPLFLYVNKASLKKPEVAEFLRYCLKEGQGLVGEVGYVRLSQELLSEERKELEDAIESMSGDAEVASAK, via the coding sequence ATGTCAGGAATTGAAAATATGAAGAAGCATGCGTGCGTTGTGGGTGCAAGCATTATGATGCTTGCTTTTGTCACAGCGGGATGTACTGTCAAAGATGCAGCAGACAGCAGTGCACTTTCTGGAGATAATTCGAAACCAAGTATTTCAATAGACGGGTCCAGTACGGTCTATCCTATCGCTCAAGCGGTAGCTGAAGAGTATGAAAAGCAGTCTGAGACAACTGTTGTTGTTGGAACATCAGGCACTGGTCCAGGATTTAGCAAATTCATCGAAGGCGTCTCCGATATCACCAACGCTTCACGCCCGATTAAGCAGCAGGAAATCGATGCTTGCAAGGAGAAGGGGATTGAATACCTGGAACTAACCATTGCCATCGACGGGCTTTCTGTCGTCGTGAACCCGGAAAACACCTGGTGCGATTGCCTGAGTGTTGAACAACTCAAAAAGATCTGGTCCCCCGGCAGTCAGGTGAAGCTATGGAGTGATGTCGATCCGAGTTGGCCGCAGAGCGAAATGAAACTTTTTGGCCCCGACACTGACTCAGGAACTTTCGATTATTTCACAGAAGCGATCTGTGATGAAGGTAAAGCGAGCCGGTCTGATTACAGCCCCAGCGTCAATGACAACGTTCTTGTGCAGGGTGTTTCTGGAAGCAAATTCGCTTTGGGCTACTTTGGGTATGCATACTACTTGAAGAACAAAGACAAGCTCAAAGTTCTTGGAATTGCGGACAAGGGCGACGCTAACAATTGCATTAAGCCAAGTGATGAGTCAATTGAAAGTGGAAAGTATGTTCCACTTTCACGCCCGCTTTTCTTGTATGTCAATAAAGCCTCGTTGAAAAAGCCGGAAGTGGCAGAGTTTTTGAGGTACTGTCTTAAGGAAGGGCAAGGCCTCGTAGGAGAAGTCGGTTATGTCCGACTCAGCCAGGAGTTGCTCAGTGAAGAACGCAAAGAATTAGAAGATGCAATTGAATCAATGAGCGGAGATGCCGAAGTTGCCTCAGCGAAGTAA